In bacterium YEK0313, one genomic interval encodes:
- a CDS encoding Carboxymuconolactone decarboxylase family protein yields MTPRQNPFAAAPDVLQTMLDFSNKATESGLEKSLLELVKMRASQINGCANCIHMHGREALQAGETAERLLLLDAFRESPLYTARERAALAWTEALTRLAGCHPSDADYALLQAEFSPQEQAKLTLMIVTINAWNRFAVGFHFVHPVDRPTQKVA; encoded by the coding sequence ATGACACCGCGCCAGAACCCTTTTGCGGCCGCGCCGGACGTGCTTCAGACCATGCTGGACTTCAGCAACAAGGCGACCGAGAGCGGTCTCGAAAAGAGCCTCCTGGAACTCGTGAAGATGCGCGCGTCCCAGATCAACGGCTGTGCCAATTGCATCCACATGCACGGTCGGGAAGCCTTGCAGGCCGGCGAGACGGCCGAGCGCCTCCTGCTGCTCGACGCGTTCAGGGAATCGCCGCTCTATACGGCGCGCGAGCGGGCCGCGCTGGCCTGGACCGAAGCTCTGACCCGGCTCGCCGGCTGCCATCCCTCCGACGCGGACTATGCGCTTCTGCAGGCGGAATTCTCGCCGCAGGAACAGGCCAAGCTCACCTTGATGATCGTCACCATCAATGCCTGGAACCGCTTTGCGGTCGGCTTCCACTTTGTTCACCCGGTGGACCGGCCGACGCAAAAGGTCGCGTGA